In a single window of the Limnohabitans sp. 2KL-27 genome:
- a CDS encoding 2-hydroxychromene-2-carboxylate isomerase yields the protein MGRTVDYYFAPQSPWAYLGHQRLADIVQRTGATVRVMPIDLGGKVFPISGGLPLGQRAPQRQAYRLVEMQRFSQHLNVPLNLKPKYFPVGGDDAARLIIAADLAQGQQAAMKIAGAILAACWAQERNMADDTVLAELLSEQGLPGQWMAASRTQGVQERYESHTQSAIDAGVFGAPSYVVDGEIFWGQDRLDFVERALAR from the coding sequence ATGGGTCGCACAGTGGACTATTACTTCGCCCCGCAAAGCCCCTGGGCATATTTGGGCCACCAGCGCCTGGCCGACATCGTGCAGCGCACCGGTGCCACGGTGCGCGTCATGCCCATTGACCTGGGCGGTAAGGTGTTCCCGATTTCGGGCGGCTTGCCCTTGGGGCAGCGTGCGCCGCAGCGCCAAGCCTACCGTTTGGTGGAGATGCAGCGATTCAGCCAGCACTTGAATGTGCCCTTGAACCTCAAGCCCAAGTATTTCCCCGTGGGCGGCGACGATGCGGCCCGGCTGATCATCGCCGCCGATCTGGCACAAGGCCAGCAGGCCGCCATGAAAATTGCGGGCGCGATTTTGGCGGCTTGCTGGGCGCAAGAGCGCAACATGGCCGACGACACGGTGCTGGCCGAGTTGCTGAGCGAGCAGGGCCTGCCGGGCCAGTGGATGGCGGCTTCGCGCACCCAGGGGGTGCAAGAGCGCTACGAAAGCCACACCCAGTCGGCCATCGATGCGGGGGTGTTTGGCGCACCGAGCTATGTGGTCGATGGCGAGATTTTCTGGGGCCAGGACCGTCTTGACTTTGTCGAGCGTGCGCTGGCCCGTTGA
- a CDS encoding ferredoxin: protein MTIENPSPYFKRHIFFCLNERKNNEACCAKQGAQEAFDHCKAQVKSLGLAGPGEVRVNKAGCLDRCSGGPVAVVYPEGVWYSYVDKADIDEIVESHLKNGQVVERLRTPEHLGR from the coding sequence ATGACCATTGAAAACCCCAGCCCCTATTTCAAGCGCCACATCTTTTTTTGCCTGAATGAGCGCAAAAACAACGAGGCCTGCTGCGCCAAGCAGGGTGCGCAAGAGGCCTTTGACCATTGCAAAGCCCAGGTCAAATCGCTGGGTTTGGCGGGGCCCGGAGAGGTCCGCGTCAACAAAGCGGGTTGCCTTGACCGTTGCTCGGGTGGGCCGGTGGCCGTTGTTTATCCGGAAGGCGTTTGGTACAGCTATGTGGACAAAGCCGACATCGATGAAATTGTCGAGTCGCATTTGAAAAACGGCCAGGTCGTTGAGCGACTGCGCACACCTGAGCACCTGGGGCGCTGA
- a CDS encoding alpha/beta hydrolase: MNSATQSLILQGQAGPIEALCDAPVQGDIQGTAVIAHPHPLFGGTMQNKVVQTLARAFVQCGWQAVRFNFRGVGASAGAYDEGRGEAADMQAVIDQVASSGPLALAGFSFGAFVTSHVARTLAPVRGLDKLVLVGTAASRFEVAPVAPELHEQTLVLHGEQDDTVSLASVMDWARPQSLPVTVIPGVEHFFHGQLPLLKTLVARHLRA; encoded by the coding sequence ATGAACTCAGCGACGCAATCCTTGATCCTGCAAGGCCAGGCTGGGCCCATCGAAGCCTTGTGCGATGCCCCTGTGCAAGGGGACATCCAGGGAACCGCAGTCATCGCACACCCCCACCCTTTGTTTGGCGGGACCATGCAAAACAAGGTGGTGCAGACCCTGGCCCGCGCCTTTGTGCAGTGTGGCTGGCAGGCCGTGCGCTTCAATTTTCGGGGCGTGGGGGCCAGCGCCGGCGCCTACGATGAGGGGCGCGGCGAAGCGGCGGACATGCAGGCGGTGATCGACCAAGTGGCATCCTCAGGCCCATTGGCGCTGGCCGGTTTTTCCTTTGGGGCCTTTGTGACCAGCCATGTCGCCCGGACATTGGCCCCCGTGCGCGGCCTCGACAAGCTGGTCTTGGTCGGCACAGCCGCTTCGCGCTTTGAGGTGGCTCCGGTTGCGCCCGAGCTGCACGAGCAAACCTTGGTGCTGCACGGGGAGCAAGACGATACGGTTTCTTTGGCCAGTGTGATGGATTGGGCCAGACCCCAATCCTTGCCAGTCACGGTCATTCCCGGGGTCGAGCATTTCTTTCACGGACAATTGCCCCTTCTCAAAACCTTGGTCGCCAGGCACCTGCGTGCCTGA
- a CDS encoding VanZ family protein gives MRATPLRTTAAWPLVWIYAVLIVYASLYPFDSWRIQGIAPWAFLTAPLPRYWTGFDVGSNVAGYAPFGFLMALALHRTRDRWPAVALTTLTAAVLSLTMESLQMFLPVRVPSNVDAALNICGAFAGAAMASALERVGMLDRWSRFRDRWFVPDASGAMALLAVWPLALLFPAPVTFGLGQVLERAEAALAHLLEDSLLLEWLPLREVELQPLLPVSEILCVAIGLLLPCLLAFGVLRLWVQRMVVAALLVGAGFAASALSAALTYGPAHAWGWVSSEVWTGLALALAAGLGLSFCAARVCWVLALAALVWQLSLLNNASADAYFALTLQTWEQGRFIRFHGLSQWLGWLWPYALLVYLIHRLSSPGLAKDA, from the coding sequence ATGCGCGCCACCCCACTGCGCACAACGGCCGCTTGGCCCCTGGTATGGATCTATGCGGTCCTGATCGTCTATGCCAGCCTCTATCCTTTTGACAGTTGGCGTATTCAAGGCATTGCCCCTTGGGCCTTTTTGACAGCCCCTTTGCCGCGCTACTGGACAGGTTTTGATGTCGGCTCCAACGTGGCCGGCTATGCGCCCTTTGGGTTTTTGATGGCCTTGGCCTTGCATCGGACCCGCGACCGTTGGCCCGCTGTGGCCTTGACCACCCTGACGGCAGCGGTGTTGTCCCTGACGATGGAGTCCCTGCAGATGTTCTTGCCTGTGCGGGTTCCTTCCAATGTGGATGCTGCATTGAACATCTGTGGCGCTTTCGCTGGGGCAGCCATGGCCAGCGCTTTGGAGCGGGTGGGCATGCTCGACCGCTGGAGCCGCTTTCGTGACCGTTGGTTCGTGCCCGATGCCAGTGGTGCCATGGCTTTGTTGGCGGTGTGGCCTCTGGCCTTGCTGTTTCCAGCGCCGGTGACGTTTGGTTTGGGGCAGGTGCTGGAGCGGGCTGAGGCCGCTTTGGCCCATCTTCTGGAAGACTCCCTGTTGCTGGAATGGTTGCCGTTGCGCGAGGTAGAACTGCAACCCTTGTTGCCCGTGAGCGAAATCTTGTGCGTGGCCATCGGCTTGCTGCTGCCCTGTTTGCTGGCTTTCGGGGTGTTGCGCCTGTGGGTGCAGCGCATGGTGGTGGCGGCGCTGTTGGTCGGCGCGGGGTTCGCGGCCAGCGCTTTGTCGGCCGCGCTCACTTATGGCCCGGCCCACGCCTGGGGTTGGGTCAGCTCCGAGGTGTGGACCGGCTTGGCCTTGGCGCTTGCCGCCGGGTTGGGCCTGTCGTTCTGTGCGGCTCGGGTGTGTTGGGTGCTGGCGCTGGCGGCCTTGGTGTGGCAACTGAGCTTGCTCAACAATGCTTCGGCCGATGCCTACTTTGCCCTGACGCTGCAAACCTGGGAGCAGGGGCGCTTCATCCGCTTTCATGGCCTGAGCCAGTGGCTGGGGTGGTTGTGGCCTTATGCCTTGCTGGTGTATTTGATCCATCGCCTGTCCTCGCCCGGCCTTGCGAAAGATGCGTGA
- a CDS encoding magnesium transporter CorA family protein has product MRVFAIQGSQVQAWPVQGSVTPLPEVLPEQGFVWLAFSSSHFERHLPAIQACLHQLTGQGLVDLHVSDLLNAQLPSRYDFTSHYDLLVFRRLAQQTGTAARHSPTQAAHAQGKRPGPPILQRIDTSPVGFAVFERVLLSVHPDDCAVREAYASRLLNATGDKALAHDPRSAGARGIPLSPADMMLRIVSQMVDAYLDLRRELSRQLDHWQAELIHPGARFRRWDALLQARLALHQLEDLCDDQHTAMLNWNETLDDWVVSEDPGALREHELLRVRCRDVLEHIDRVVHHVRRLEHNTETAVQMHFNAQGNRTNDIMRTLTALTAIFLPLNLIAAVFGMNFEFMPWLHTASAFWWTLGGMAAIAITLGLVFWRKRYLARTGD; this is encoded by the coding sequence TTGCGGGTGTTTGCCATTCAGGGCAGCCAGGTGCAGGCTTGGCCTGTGCAGGGCTCAGTCACCCCCCTGCCTGAGGTTTTGCCCGAGCAAGGCTTTGTTTGGTTGGCTTTTTCGAGCTCGCATTTCGAGCGCCATTTGCCCGCCATCCAGGCTTGCCTGCACCAGCTGACAGGCCAGGGCCTGGTGGACCTGCATGTCTCGGACTTGCTCAACGCCCAACTGCCCTCGCGCTACGACTTCACCTCGCACTACGACCTGCTGGTGTTTCGCCGATTGGCGCAGCAAACAGGCACTGCGGCCCGGCACAGCCCAACCCAAGCCGCACACGCCCAGGGCAAACGGCCCGGACCCCCCATTTTGCAGCGCATCGACACCAGCCCGGTGGGTTTTGCGGTGTTTGAGAGGGTGCTGCTGAGCGTTCACCCCGACGACTGCGCCGTGCGCGAAGCCTACGCCAGCCGCCTGTTGAACGCGACGGGCGACAAGGCCTTGGCGCACGACCCCCGCTCGGCCGGTGCGCGGGGCATCCCCTTGAGCCCCGCCGACATGATGCTGCGCATTGTCAGCCAGATGGTGGACGCCTACCTGGACTTGCGCCGTGAACTGAGCCGCCAACTCGACCACTGGCAGGCCGAGCTGATCCACCCCGGTGCACGTTTTCGCCGCTGGGACGCCCTGCTTCAAGCGCGATTGGCCCTGCACCAACTCGAAGACCTGTGCGACGACCAGCACACCGCCATGCTCAACTGGAACGAAACCCTGGACGACTGGGTGGTCAGCGAAGACCCAGGGGCACTGCGCGAGCACGAGTTGCTGAGGGTGCGCTGCCGCGATGTGCTGGAACACATTGACCGGGTCGTGCACCACGTGCGCCGCCTGGAGCACAACACCGAAACCGCGGTGCAAATGCACTTCAATGCCCAAGGCAACCGCACCAACGACATCATGCGCACCCTGACGGCGCTGACCGCGATCTTTTTGCCACTGAACCTGATCGCGGCGGTGTTCGGCATGAACTTTGAATTCATGCCCTGGCTGCACACCGCCAGCGCCTTTTGGTGGACGCTGGGCGGCATGGCGGCCATTGCCATCACCTTGGGCTTGGTGTTCTGGCGCAAGCGCTACTTGGCGCGGACAGGCGATTGA
- the rpsG gene encoding 30S ribosomal protein S7 has translation MPRRREVPKREILPDPKFGNVELSKFMNVIMEGGKKAVAERIIYGALENMEKKTGKDPVELFSIAINNVKPMVEVKSRRVGGANYQVPVEVRPVRRLALSMRWIKEAARKRGEKSMALRLANELLEANEGRGGAMKKRDEVHRMAEANKAFSHFRF, from the coding sequence ATGCCACGTCGTCGCGAAGTCCCTAAACGTGAAATCCTGCCGGATCCCAAGTTCGGCAATGTCGAGTTGTCCAAGTTCATGAACGTGATCATGGAAGGCGGCAAAAAAGCTGTGGCCGAGCGCATCATTTACGGTGCCCTCGAAAACATGGAAAAGAAAACAGGCAAAGACCCCGTCGAGCTGTTCTCCATCGCCATCAACAACGTCAAGCCCATGGTGGAAGTCAAATCCCGCCGCGTGGGTGGTGCGAACTACCAGGTGCCTGTTGAAGTGCGCCCTGTTCGTCGTTTGGCCTTGTCGATGCGCTGGATCAAAGAAGCCGCACGCAAGCGCGGTGAGAAGTCGATGGCCCTGCGTTTGGCCAACGAACTGCTCGAGGCCAACGAAGGCCGTGGTGGAGCCATGAAAAAGCGTGACGAAGTTCACCGCATGGCCGAAGCCAACAAGGCGTTCTCGCACTTCCGCTTCTGA
- the hemB gene encoding porphobilinogen synthase, with product MNPVAPFPANRPRRLRRDEFTRNLVRENRVTPHDLIYPVFVLDGQNQRQQVGSMPGVERLSLDLLLPVAEDCVKLGIPVMALFPVIDASLKDPTGSEAMNPNGLVPRVVRELKKRFPELGVMTDVALDPFTSHGQDGLLDETGYILNDETTAVLVQQALTQAEAGVDMVAPSDMMDGRIGAIRQALEARGLIHTRIMAYSAKYASAFYGPFRDAVGSAGNLGKSNKKVYQMDPGNSDEALREVAMDLAEGADMVMVKPGMPYLDIVRRVKDEFKVPTFAYQVSGEYAMLKAAAQNGWLDHDLVMMESLLAFKRAGADGVLTYFARDAARWIAAH from the coding sequence ATGAACCCAGTCGCCCCCTTCCCCGCCAACCGCCCACGCCGCTTGCGCCGTGACGAATTCACCCGCAATTTGGTGCGCGAAAACCGCGTCACACCGCACGACCTGATCTACCCGGTCTTTGTGCTGGACGGGCAAAACCAGCGCCAGCAAGTGGGCTCGATGCCCGGCGTGGAGCGTCTGAGCCTGGACCTGCTGCTGCCGGTGGCCGAAGACTGCGTGAAGCTCGGCATCCCGGTCATGGCGCTGTTCCCGGTGATCGACGCCAGCCTGAAAGACCCGACCGGCAGCGAAGCCATGAACCCCAACGGCCTGGTGCCGCGTGTGGTGCGTGAGCTGAAAAAACGCTTCCCCGAACTGGGCGTGATGACCGATGTGGCACTGGACCCTTTCACCAGCCACGGCCAAGACGGCCTGCTCGACGAGACCGGCTACATCCTGAACGACGAAACCACCGCCGTGCTGGTCCAGCAGGCTCTGACCCAGGCCGAAGCCGGCGTGGACATGGTGGCGCCCAGCGACATGATGGACGGACGCATCGGGGCGATCCGCCAAGCGCTGGAGGCGCGTGGCCTGATCCACACCCGCATCATGGCCTACAGCGCCAAATACGCCAGCGCCTTTTATGGCCCCTTCCGCGACGCGGTCGGCTCGGCCGGCAACCTGGGCAAGAGCAACAAAAAGGTCTACCAGATGGACCCGGGCAACAGCGACGAAGCCCTGCGCGAAGTCGCCATGGACCTGGCCGAAGGCGCCGACATGGTGATGGTCAAGCCCGGCATGCCGTATCTGGACATCGTGCGCCGCGTCAAAGACGAGTTCAAGGTACCCACTTTCGCCTACCAGGTGTCGGGGGAATACGCCATGCTCAAGGCAGCGGCGCAAAACGGCTGGCTGGACCATGATTTGGTGATGATGGAGAGCCTGCTGGCCTTCAAACGGGCCGGCGCCGATGGCGTGCTGACTTACTTTGCCCGCGACGCCGCCCGCTGGATCGCGGCCCATTGA
- the rpsL gene encoding 30S ribosomal protein S12, whose protein sequence is MPTINQLVRQGREVETIKSKSPAMQNSPQRRGVCTRVYTTTPKKPNSALRKVAKVRLTNGFEVISYIGGEGHNLQEHSVVLVRGGRVKDLPGVRYHIVRGSLDLQGVKDRKQSRSKYGAKKPKAK, encoded by the coding sequence ATGCCAACCATCAATCAATTGGTGCGTCAGGGGCGCGAGGTCGAAACGATCAAGTCCAAAAGCCCTGCGATGCAAAACTCTCCACAGCGTCGGGGTGTCTGCACACGTGTGTACACCACTACGCCTAAAAAGCCTAACTCCGCTCTGCGTAAAGTTGCCAAAGTGCGCTTGACCAACGGTTTTGAGGTCATCTCTTACATCGGCGGTGAAGGCCACAACCTGCAGGAACACTCCGTGGTTCTGGTGCGCGGTGGTCGTGTCAAAGACTTGCCCGGTGTGCGTTACCACATCGTCCGCGGTTCTTTGGACCTGCAAGGCGTGAAAGACCGCAAGCAGTCTCGCTCCAAGTACGGCGCGAAGAAGCCAAAAGCCAAGTAA
- a CDS encoding MaoC family dehydratase, which produces MAEIKYHWEDMATGQVRDLGTITPTREEIIAFATQFDPQPFHLDDEAAKDSVFGALSASGWHTCAMAMRLMVTNFLHETSSLGSPGLEGIKWLKPVYPGDTLRLQSTVLETKPMGKRPDVGMTRNLWEMFNQHGDKVLHMEGWGMFRRRTPAAIEPS; this is translated from the coding sequence ATGGCCGAGATCAAGTACCACTGGGAAGACATGGCCACCGGCCAGGTGCGCGACCTGGGCACCATCACGCCCACCCGCGAAGAGATCATTGCTTTTGCCACCCAGTTTGACCCGCAGCCCTTTCACCTGGACGACGAAGCGGCCAAGGACTCGGTCTTTGGCGCCCTGTCGGCCAGCGGCTGGCACACCTGCGCCATGGCCATGCGGCTGATGGTGACCAACTTCCTGCACGAAACCTCGAGCCTGGGCTCACCGGGTCTGGAAGGCATCAAATGGCTCAAGCCGGTGTACCCGGGCGACACCTTGCGCCTGCAAAGCACGGTGCTCGAGACCAAGCCCATGGGCAAACGCCCGGATGTGGGCATGACGCGCAACCTGTGGGAGATGTTCAACCAGCATGGCGACAAAGTGCTGCACATGGAAGGCTGGGGCATGTTCCGCCGCCGCACGCCCGCAGCCATAGAACCGAGCTGA
- a CDS encoding SDR family oxidoreductase, which produces MNKVLLVTGGSRGIGAATALLAAQNGWSVAVNYTANSLAADEVVRQIRASGGQAMSVQADVAQEDQVLRMFEHIDAKFGRLTGLVNNAGVVDVTARVDEMSVVRWKRMFDINVIGSMICAREAVRRMSHKHGGEGGSIVNVSSAASRLGSPGQYVDYATAKGAIDAFTIGLAKEVAAEGIRVNAVRPGLIETEIHASGGLPDRVKTLQHLVPVGRGGTAQEVAEGIVWLLSDNASYTTMSFLDISGGR; this is translated from the coding sequence ATGAACAAGGTCTTGTTGGTGACCGGCGGCAGCCGGGGCATCGGGGCGGCCACCGCCTTGTTGGCGGCTCAAAACGGCTGGTCCGTGGCGGTGAATTACACCGCCAATTCGCTGGCCGCCGACGAAGTGGTGCGCCAGATCCGCGCCTCGGGCGGGCAAGCCATGTCGGTGCAGGCCGATGTGGCGCAGGAGGACCAGGTGCTGCGCATGTTCGAGCACATTGACGCCAAATTCGGACGCCTGACCGGCTTGGTCAACAACGCCGGCGTGGTCGATGTGACCGCCCGTGTGGACGAGATGAGCGTGGTCCGATGGAAACGCATGTTTGACATCAACGTGATCGGCAGCATGATCTGCGCCCGCGAGGCCGTGCGCCGCATGAGCCACAAACACGGCGGCGAAGGTGGCAGCATCGTCAATGTGTCGAGTGCGGCATCGCGCCTGGGTTCACCAGGCCAGTATGTGGACTACGCCACCGCCAAAGGCGCGATCGATGCTTTCACCATCGGTCTGGCCAAGGAGGTCGCCGCCGAAGGCATCCGCGTCAACGCTGTGCGCCCCGGCCTCATCGAAACCGAGATCCATGCATCAGGCGGCTTGCCCGACCGCGTCAAAACGCTGCAGCACCTGGTGCCCGTGGGGCGCGGCGGCACGGCCCAAGAAGTGGCCGAGGGCATTGTGTGGCTGCTGTCGGACAACGCCAGCTACACCACCATGAGCTTTCTGGACATTTCGGGAGGCCGCTGA
- a CDS encoding dienelactone hydrolase family protein, translating to MGTMMELHSADGTAVPAYEARPAGIPKGAVVVIQEIFGVNSHIRAVADGYAAEGYLAVAPAAFHRVKPWVTLGYTDADMGEGFGYKTAVEALPAPGVMQDIQAAIDHAAQASGGKKVGIVGYCWGGLLTWRAACTLSGLSAAVPYYGGGMTTEVEAARQPRVPVLAHFAEEDKWIALDTVVAFQKAHPEVAVHTYAAHHGFNCDQRGSWHAPSAQLARERTLAFFKQHMG from the coding sequence ATGGGAACGATGATGGAACTGCACAGCGCAGACGGCACAGCAGTGCCCGCCTACGAGGCTCGACCTGCAGGCATACCCAAGGGGGCTGTGGTGGTGATTCAGGAGATTTTTGGCGTCAACAGCCACATCCGCGCTGTGGCCGACGGCTATGCCGCCGAGGGTTACCTGGCGGTGGCTCCGGCCGCCTTTCACCGCGTCAAACCATGGGTGACGCTGGGGTACACCGATGCGGACATGGGCGAAGGCTTTGGCTACAAAACAGCGGTCGAGGCCTTGCCCGCGCCGGGTGTGATGCAGGACATTCAGGCCGCCATTGACCATGCGGCGCAGGCCTCAGGCGGCAAGAAAGTGGGCATCGTGGGTTATTGCTGGGGCGGCTTGCTGACCTGGCGTGCGGCCTGCACCTTGTCCGGCCTGAGCGCGGCAGTGCCGTATTACGGTGGGGGTATGACCACAGAGGTGGAAGCCGCCCGTCAGCCTCGCGTGCCTGTTCTGGCGCACTTTGCCGAGGAGGACAAGTGGATTGCGTTGGACACGGTGGTCGCATTCCAAAAGGCTCACCCCGAAGTGGCCGTCCACACCTATGCGGCGCATCACGGCTTCAACTGCGACCAGCGTGGTTCTTGGCATGCGCCTTCGGCCCAGCTGGCGCGGGAGCGTACGTTGGCCTTTTTCAAACAGCACATGGGCTGA
- a CDS encoding CopD family protein — translation MLWIKALHIVFIASWFAGLFYLPRIFVNLAMVEPGSVAERARLLLMSRKLYRFMTILAIPALALGLWLWLYHGIGLGSGQGWMHAKLLIVLALLGYHHSCGVLLRKFESGQMQRSHVWFRWFNEAPVLMMVAAVILVVVKPF, via the coding sequence ATGCTCTGGATCAAAGCCCTCCACATCGTTTTCATTGCCAGCTGGTTTGCGGGTCTGTTCTACCTGCCGCGGATTTTCGTCAATCTGGCAATGGTCGAGCCTGGCTCGGTCGCGGAACGGGCGCGTTTGCTGTTGATGTCGCGCAAGCTCTACCGCTTCATGACCATTTTGGCCATCCCGGCCCTGGCTTTGGGGTTGTGGCTTTGGCTGTATCACGGCATTGGCCTCGGTTCGGGGCAGGGCTGGATGCATGCCAAGCTGCTGATTGTGTTGGCCTTGCTCGGCTACCACCACAGCTGTGGTGTTTTGCTGCGCAAATTCGAGAGCGGTCAGATGCAGCGCAGCCACGTCTGGTTTCGCTGGTTCAATGAGGCGCCGGTGTTGATGATGGTGGCGGCCGTCATTTTGGTGGTGGTCAAGCCGTTTTAA
- a CDS encoding D-alanyl-D-alanine carboxypeptidase family protein: MTTSLKTLALAFLAVLTLCAQAQMPQPPEVAAKAYLLIDVTANQVLAAKDPDMAVEPASLTKLMTAYLVFDALKSRKIDLKQTLPVSERAWKMPGSRMFIDPKMRVPVEDLIKGMVVQSGNDATVALAEGVGGSVERFVQLMNDQAKVLGMKNSTYRNPEGLMEAGHSTTARDLGILATRLMRDFPEFVPYYAIKKYRYEGTPAANDSNRNLLLFRDPSVDGLKTGHTNAAGYGLVATAKRDFANVGSRRLLSVVLGADTENARANESQKLLNWGYTAFDAVKLFEAGQVVVSPALWKGKSPVLKLGSFQPLVVAVPAGTIAQIKTQVARPDPLVAPFIKGQSVGTLQVLRGDQFLFEVPLVVLEAVEQAGIWGRAWDAVRLWIK; the protein is encoded by the coding sequence ATGACAACTTCATTGAAAACATTGGCCTTGGCGTTTTTGGCGGTCCTGACCCTGTGCGCTCAGGCACAAATGCCGCAGCCCCCCGAGGTGGCGGCCAAAGCTTATTTGCTGATCGATGTCACGGCCAATCAGGTGCTGGCGGCCAAAGACCCGGACATGGCGGTGGAGCCGGCCTCTTTGACCAAATTGATGACGGCGTATTTGGTGTTCGATGCCCTGAAGTCCCGCAAAATTGACCTCAAGCAAACTCTGCCGGTCTCCGAGCGGGCCTGGAAAATGCCGGGCTCGCGCATGTTCATCGACCCCAAAATGCGGGTTCCGGTCGAAGACCTGATCAAGGGCATGGTGGTCCAGTCGGGCAACGATGCCACCGTGGCCCTGGCCGAAGGGGTGGGCGGCAGTGTGGAGCGCTTTGTTCAACTCATGAACGACCAGGCCAAAGTCTTGGGCATGAAGAACTCCACCTACCGCAATCCGGAGGGGCTGATGGAGGCGGGACACAGCACCACAGCCCGGGACCTGGGCATCTTAGCCACCCGCCTGATGCGGGATTTTCCGGAATTTGTCCCTTATTACGCCATCAAAAAGTACCGATACGAAGGCACTCCTGCGGCCAACGACAGCAACCGCAACCTGCTGTTGTTCCGGGACCCTTCGGTGGATGGCCTGAAAACAGGGCACACCAACGCGGCGGGCTATGGCCTGGTGGCCACGGCCAAACGGGACTTCGCCAATGTAGGGTCTCGCCGCCTTTTATCGGTCGTTTTGGGGGCGGACACCGAAAATGCGCGCGCCAACGAAAGCCAGAAGCTTCTCAATTGGGGTTACACCGCTTTTGATGCGGTCAAACTCTTTGAGGCCGGCCAGGTCGTGGTGAGTCCGGCCTTGTGGAAGGGCAAGTCACCGGTCTTGAAGCTGGGTTCTTTCCAGCCACTGGTGGTGGCGGTGCCCGCGGGCACGATTGCCCAGATCAAAACCCAGGTGGCCCGTCCGGATCCGCTGGTGGCACCCTTCATCAAAGGCCAGTCTGTGGGCACGCTGCAGGTGTTGCGTGGTGACCAGTTCTTGTTCGAAGTCCCCCTGGTGGTCTTGGAGGCGGTCGAGCAAGCGGGCATTTGGGGTCGGGCGTGGGACGCCGTGCGCCTGTGGATCAAGTGA